A region from the Triticum aestivum cultivar Chinese Spring chromosome 3D, IWGSC CS RefSeq v2.1, whole genome shotgun sequence genome encodes:
- the LOC123079628 gene encoding uncharacterized protein, with the protein MPIDQNKEEPHQLRRPKQDSCCVHSPVPAMEAWRRNALRCALLVLLLAVSSGVARAQGGGECWSTDMGYGICVKPGGCRAACHALGKNDGQCNGGYFWPVCECLSPHCH; encoded by the exons ATGCCAATTGACCAAAATAAGGAGGAGCCTCACCAACTAAGGAGGCCCAAACAGGACAGCTGTTGTGTACATTCTCCTGTTCCTGCCATGGAGGCTTGGAGGAGGAATGCCCTGCGCTGCGCGCTTCTCGTGCTGCTCCTCGCCGTTTCAa GCGGGGTGGCGAGGGCTCAGGGGGGCGGCGAGTGCTGGAGCACGGACATGGGGTACGGCATCTGCGTGAAGCCCGGCGGGTGCAGAGCTGCCTGCCATGCCCTCGGCAAGAACGACGGCCAGTGCAACGGGGGCTACTTCTGGCCGGTCTGCGAGTGCCTGTCTCCACACTGCCACTAG
- the LOC123079627 gene encoding uncharacterized protein At5g39865, translating to MWLPWVKTRSSSPTSASPASTCSSTALAAASPRLSFNSPSLKDLQALLRSDHAAPSPSPPPPHTAPCSPSAARVFHRVRVAASALRALRTLQAPPVAAEADRRVVLYYTSLHVVRGTYEDCRAARAILRGLRASVDERDLAMDARYLEELTALLPRARRITLPQVFVGGRHLGGAEELRRLHESGELRRVVAGAAPLAACARCGGERYVLCGSCDGSHKRYSLKGGGGFRTCAGCNENGLVRCPDCSPPAV from the coding sequence ATGTGGCTGCCCTGGGTCAAGACGCGCTCCTCCTCCCCCACCTCCGCCTCCCCcgcctccacctgctcctccacggcgctcgccgccgcctcgccgcgcctctcCTTCAACTCGCCCTCCCTCAAGGATCTCCAGGCCCTCCTCCGCTCCGACCACGCCGCGCCCTCCCCTTCTCCCCCGCCGCCGCACACGGCCCCGTGCTCCCCCTCCGCCGCCCGCGTCTTCCACCGCGTCCGCGTGGCCGCCTCCGCCCTCCGCGCGCTCCGCACCCTCCaggcgccgcccgtcgccgccgaggCCGACCGCCGCGTCGTGCTCTACTACACCTCCCTCCACGTCGTCCGGGGCACCTACGAGGACTGCCGCGCCGCGCGCGCCATCCTGCGGGGGCTCCGCGCCTCCGTCGACGAGCGCGACCTCGCCATGGACGCGCGCTACCTCGAGGAGCTCACGGCGCTGCTCCCGCGCGCCCGCCGGATCACGCTCCCCCAGGTCTTCGTCGGCGGCCGCCACCTCGGCGGCGCCGAGGAGCTCCGCCGCCTGCACGAGTCGGGCGAGCTGCGGCGCGTCGTGGCCGgcgccgcgccgctcgccgcctgcgcGCGGTGCGGCGGCGAGCGCTACGTGCTGTGCGGCAGCTGCGACGGGAGCCACAAGCGGTACAGCCTCAAGGGCGGCGGCGGGTTCCGCACCTGCGCCGGCTGCAACGAGAACGGCCTCGTCCGGTGCCCGGACTGCTCCCCGCCGGCCGTCTGA